In one Nicotiana tomentosiformis chromosome 6, ASM39032v3, whole genome shotgun sequence genomic region, the following are encoded:
- the LOC104087103 gene encoding WAT1-related protein At3g18200-like, protein MEFTPGKLKLVAALFVMVFCSAGFHIVSRIALNIGVSKLVFILYRNITALLLLGPFAYFLEKKDRPPLTFSLLVQFFLLGLIGVTANQSLYILGLYYTSPTYASAIQNSVPAITFVMASVLRLEEVHIKRRDGMAKIMGTIASVGGATIIALYKGPPLLRGSGFSSDVTFTSPEKMLNRTWGCVYIIAQCLSYASWMVLQVPMMKSYPAKLSLISFTCFFGVIQLLVVTAFTERDPRNWRIQSGEEVLTILYVGIINSGVVYSLVTWCIQKGGPVLTATFQPLQTVVVAVMAFVFLGDQLYSGGLFGGILVAAGLYLVLWGKTEEEKIVNQDKEGATLRKHLVDQENTEECPITVQV, encoded by the exons ATGGAATTTACACCTGGAAAACTGAAGCTTGTTGCAGCGTTGTTTGTCATGGTTTTCTGCTCTGCAGGATTTCATATTGTCTCAAGAATTGCTCTCAATATTGGTGTCAGCAAACTTGTTTTTATACTTTACAGAAACATCACTGCTTTACTTCTTTTAGGACCTTTTGCTTATTTTTTAGAAAA GAAGGATAGACCACCCCTCACATTTTCCCTGTTGGTTCAGTTTTTCCTCCTCGGTTTAATAGG AGTCACAGCAAACCAATCACTTTATATCTTAGGGTTGTATTATACATCACCTACCTATGCATCAGCTATACAAAACTCAGTTCCTGCAATTACTTTTGTCATGGCTTCTGTTTTAAG GTTAGAAGAAGTGCATATTAAGAGGAGGGATGGCATGGCAAAAATTATGGGAACCATAGCAAGTGTTGGAGGTGCCACAATAATCGCTCTATACAAAGGCCCTCCCCTTCTAAGAGGAAGCGGCTTTTCTTCGGATGTAACTTTTACTTCTCCAGAGAAAATGCTGAATAGGACATGGGGTTGTGTTTACATTATTGCTCAGTGCTTATCATATGCTAGTTGGATGGTGCTTCAG GTTCCTATGATGAAAAGTTACCCCGCGAAACTGTCACTTATCTCATTTACATGCTTCTTTGGAGTAATCCAGCTCCTAGTTGTAACTGCTTTTACAGAAAGGGATCCAAGAAACTGGCGAATTCAGTCTGGTGAGGAGGTTTTGACGATTCTTTATGTT GGTATCATAAATTCTGGAGTTGTATATTCTCTCGTGACTTGGTGCATTCAGAAAGGAGGGCCAGTGTTGACCGCCACGTTCCAGCCTCTGCAAACAGTAGTAGTTGCTGTCATGGCCTTTGTATTTCTTGGTGATCAGTTGTATTCAGGCGG GCTATTTGGGGGGATTCTGGTTGCGGCAGGGCTTTACCTAGTCTTATGGGGTAAAACTGAAGAGGAGAAAATTGTGAACCAAGATAAAGAAGGAGCAACATTGAGAAAACATCTTGTTGATCAAGAAAACACAGAGGAATGCCCTATTACAGTTCAGGTCTAA
- the LOC104087101 gene encoding uncharacterized protein, whose translation MLLLFSSIPLSWGIFCPSQVSLNCSFGAPFNHSKLQTSLRFSAFKTRATFDEKDQNSQASILIQEEENKQPNQEVEESVRVLKKAAKTRKVAAKEIMAAFSVIEKAKIDSSKFLETLGGTKSPGRTWMLIFTAEKGLERGRYFPITAVQRFDAAAKRIENGVFLGPLGFLAFEGRFSWKNRILAFVFEQLRIKVGPLNPFDISIKGKDEREPSNKDKDPFFIWFYIDEEIAVARGRSGGTAFWVRCRRVGYS comes from the exons ATGCTGCTGCTCTTTTCTTCCATCCCGTTGAGTTGGGGGATTTTCTGTCCTTCTCAAGTTTCTCTCAACTGCAGTTTCGGAGCCCCTTTTAATCACTCAAAGTTACAAACTTCTCTGAGATTCTCAGCTTTTAAAACCAGAGCAACCTTTGACGAAAAGGACCAAAATTCTCAAGCTTCCATTCTTATTCAAGAAGAGGAAAACAAACAACCCAACCAG gaAGTTGAAGAGAGCGTAAGAGTACTGAAAAAAGCAGCCAAAACAAGAAAGGTTGCAGCAAAGGAGATAATGGCTGCTTTCTCTGTGATTGAGAAAGCAAAAATCGATTCTTCAAAGTTTCTTGAAACTCTTGGTGGAACCAAATCTCCTGGGAGGACGTGGATGCTCATTTTTACTGCTGAG AAAGGTTTAGAACGAGGTAGATATTTCCCAATTACAGCCGTTCAGAGATTTGATGCAGCT gcaaagAGGATCGAAAATGGTGTTTTCTTGGGGCCTCTTGGATTCTTGGCATTTGAAGGGAGGTTTTCATGGAAGAATAGGATACTTGCTTTCGTATTTGAGCAGCTTCGGATAAAAGTTGGACCATTGAATCCCTTTGATATCAGTATTAAGGGAAAGGATGAAAGAGAGCCGAGCAATAAGGATAAGGATCCATTTTTCATCTGGTTTTACATTGACGAGGAAATAGCTGTTGCTCGAGGACGGAGTGGAGGGACAGCTTTCTGGGTTCGTTGTCGACGTGTTGGCTattcctaa